The genomic DNA CGCGGCCGGGAGAAGCGCCTCCTGGCTCCCCACCCACTCCACGAAGCGGCGCGCCAGCTCCGGGTTGTCCGAGCCCCGCACCACGGCCACCGCGTCCACCAGCAGGGGCGTCCCGCTGCGGGGGATCACGTAGTCGATGGGGAAGCGGGTGTTCGCCTTCAGCGTCTCGATGTCGGGCATGTCCCAGAGCGTCAGCACGCCCTCCTGCCGTGCCAGCTTCTGGTAGAGCAGGGTGGGGTTCAGCACGTACTCCTTGGTCTGCGCGTCGAGGCGCCGCAGCCACTCGAACCCGGCGGCGGTGTCGCCCGTCTCGCGGATGCCGCGGTCGACGACCATCCCGAAGATGGTGCGCATGGTCCCGCTCGCCATGGGGTCGCGGATGAGCACCTTCCCCCGCCACTTGGGGTCGAGCACGTCGTCCCAGTCCTGCGGCACCTCTTCCGGGGAGACCGCCTGCGTGTTGTAGGCGATCACCTCCGGGGTCAGGTAGGTGCCGTGCCAGAAGCCCCGCGCGCTCTTCGCATCCTGGGGGAGCGCGCCGGCCCAGGTGGGGACGAAGCGCTCCAGGAGCGAGTCGCGGGCCGCGTCCTCGAAGGTGGTCGCCGGGGCGCCCCACCACACGTCGGCCTGGGGGTTGGCCCGCTCCGAGCGGAGGCGGTCCAGCACCTCCTGCGAACCCATGTCCACCGTCTGCACGTCCACGTCCGGGTGGAGCTCCTCGAAGCGCTGCTCGAACGCCTGGAGCATCTCCCTCCCGTGCGGCGAGTAGACGACCAGCGTCTCGCGCCCGTCCCCCCCCGCGCACCCCGCGAGGCCCAGGGCGAGCAGGGCGATTCCAAAAGTTGGCTTCCGCATCCGATCCATCACAACAGGGAACAAGGTTCATCCTGTGCACGCGCAGCGTGCAGCGCCACAGGGGAAAGCCGGCCAGAGCGGTTCCCGCGTGCTGTCGGCAGCTCCGGTGGACCCCCTCCCCCGGCCCCTCCCCGCAGGGGGGAGGGGAGAACGACAGGGAGGCGCCTCGACCCTCTCCCCCTTGCGGGGAGAGGGTGGCGCGCAGCGCCGGGTGAGGGGGTCTCTCCGCCCGAGCCAACGCTACGCCCGCGGCAGCACCCCCAGCTCGCGCAGCACGGCGCGGCTCAGCTCGTGGCGCCGCTGTCCGATCTCGTCGAACGTGGCCCCGTCGATGTTGAGCGC from Longimicrobiaceae bacterium includes the following:
- a CDS encoding extracellular solute-binding protein, whose product is MRKPTFGIALLALGLAGCAGGDGRETLVVYSPHGREMLQAFEQRFEELHPDVDVQTVDMGSQEVLDRLRSERANPQADVWWGAPATTFEDAARDSLLERFVPTWAGALPQDAKSARGFWHGTYLTPEVIAYNTQAVSPEEVPQDWDDVLDPKWRGKVLIRDPMASGTMRTIFGMVVDRGIRETGDTAAGFEWLRRLDAQTKEYVLNPTLLYQKLARQEGVLTLWDMPDIETLKANTRFPIDYVIPRSGTPLLVDAVAVVRGSDNPELARRFVEWVGSQEALLPAAREFHRLPARGDVPADSLPEGLRRAREQIVPEPMDWDRLQEKGPAWMRYWDEHVRGKGAR